One Hyphomicrobium sp. CS1GBMeth3 DNA segment encodes these proteins:
- a CDS encoding succinate dehydrogenase assembly factor 2, protein MSEDIEVRRKRAAWRAAHRGTKELDLLVGRFAGARLPAMTAADLDHFERFLAVTTPEIQSWLLAPSVPVSAEFADVVAEIRQFHGLE, encoded by the coding sequence ATGAGCGAGGATATCGAGGTCCGGCGCAAGCGTGCGGCCTGGCGGGCGGCGCACCGGGGAACGAAGGAACTCGACCTTCTCGTCGGGCGCTTTGCCGGGGCGCGACTTCCTGCCATGACGGCGGCCGATCTCGACCACTTCGAGCGGTTTCTGGCGGTCACCACGCCCGAGATCCAGTCGTGGCTGCTGGCCCCCTCGGTTCCCGTGAGCGCCGAGTTTGCGGACGTGGTTGCCGAGATCCGGCAGTTTCACGGTCTCGAGTAA
- a CDS encoding LysR family transcriptional regulator yields the protein MDIEDLTTFVEVADAGGVSAAARRLGVSKSIVSRRLFRLEAELGIQLLARTTRGAALTEAGITFRDHAARVSAEIDAARETILPAGDLRGRLRVAVPLSFGPTHFAHVLADMARRHPQLHIHTSYSDRFVDLIGEGFDCAIRVGYLQDSNLIARRVGPIYGKLVASPDYIKAHGAPETPDEIVAHQALMQGTETWQFMDGDKIFTVRPQGRFKADNAVALAAAAVAGLGIAWIPDGVTHEYVASGALVPVMTRYPPPPAGVYVIRPPGQHPSRKVRILTELLLECFEDYPHRAPAAPV from the coding sequence TTGGACATCGAAGACCTGACGACATTCGTCGAAGTTGCTGATGCCGGGGGCGTTTCGGCCGCCGCGCGCCGGCTCGGCGTCTCCAAGTCGATTGTCAGCCGGCGGCTATTCCGGCTTGAAGCGGAACTTGGCATCCAGCTTCTTGCACGCACCACCCGCGGCGCTGCTCTCACGGAAGCCGGGATCACGTTTCGAGACCATGCAGCCAGAGTCAGCGCCGAGATCGACGCGGCCAGGGAAACAATCCTGCCGGCCGGTGACCTTCGCGGCCGCTTGCGAGTTGCTGTGCCACTTTCTTTCGGACCGACTCACTTCGCTCACGTGCTCGCGGACATGGCGCGACGCCACCCGCAGCTGCACATCCATACCTCGTACAGCGATCGCTTCGTCGATCTCATCGGGGAGGGTTTTGATTGTGCGATCCGTGTTGGTTATCTCCAGGACTCTAACCTGATCGCAAGGCGCGTCGGGCCGATCTATGGGAAGCTCGTCGCGAGCCCGGACTATATCAAAGCCCACGGTGCCCCGGAGACACCGGACGAGATCGTTGCCCATCAGGCCCTCATGCAGGGCACCGAAACCTGGCAGTTCATGGATGGCGACAAGATCTTCACGGTTCGTCCGCAGGGGCGCTTCAAGGCCGACAACGCTGTAGCTCTCGCCGCCGCAGCAGTGGCAGGGCTCGGCATTGCTTGGATCCCCGATGGCGTCACCCATGAATATGTGGCCTCCGGCGCGCTTGTTCCGGTCATGACACGGTATCCACCGCCTCCGGCAGGTGTGTACGTCATCCGCCCGCCAGGGCAGCATCCCTCACGGAAGGTACGGATCCTCACCGAATTGCTGCTCGAGTGCTTCGAAGACTATCCGCACCGTGCGCCAGCTGCCCCTGTCTGA
- a CDS encoding autotransporter outer membrane beta-barrel domain-containing protein produces MRADVRRAKSKACSVVCSASIFAFALWVVSYGIGVTPAAAQGSSVCDIGDAVGPNTLVGSQTQNSNSDAQRLAFVQQVTGTNQVVQVACSFGSGQSGTWDSTPQTTTHILVKASTIQQVFDVPDATTGQWSTQCIRNPGNQQPSVSGVFCYQVGGQTGKGSISVTKKVQGGTGTFNFTIAGPTPQNFSMSPPLDGEQTQGFGAQNPGLYTVAESLPPPAGFDLTSISCTSSNGDVFNPDVNAGTVAVDLQSGETINCTFTNAKQPSRDEGTLKIVKVTNGGDDAFNFAVDPGNAQLSITTQNGQGETNPLVLAANQTYSVEELDTAGWTLTGAICVNDQQQMQGTPSGRTITDIQLDPNEDIVCTFTNKRDDDPDDDRPEEETKRFIHRRVDNLLTYGPDRARILRRLQSDEPVQSLKDGPLKHSEEGRPDSMMLGRAPMGVTSGFGGALGSSIGLGNSPRGYPSSVLALGYNNPFVHDGIIVKDETQVAPHADPATPSIFSQFASSLMPLAAGETSFKFGTSLSEVRAAAASAEEQKARAKAERAGFDAVPYTNPYTSMRQGLDVWVEGHVARYNDNIGGIKRDGDFRILYVGADYVLAPGILVGALVQVDHTEEEINDPALRGSIDGTGWMAGPYIGVRLLDNLFFDARAAWGRSSNDIWLDDPTNNGRFDTNRWLANASLTGNEYIGPWRLSPQLAIAYGNEDSDAYTMGLGQAVGSTEATIGRLTGTMEVGYRMQRIDGTIIEPHVSIAGIWNFDTDDLSIGGVLHETDEARAKVEGGVLVSTPQGWGFRAAASYDGIGASDYDAYSGSLWINIPLN; encoded by the coding sequence ATGCGTGCCGATGTCAGGCGGGCGAAATCAAAGGCCTGCAGCGTCGTTTGCAGTGCTTCCATTTTTGCTTTTGCATTGTGGGTGGTCTCCTATGGAATCGGCGTCACCCCAGCAGCGGCTCAAGGGTCGTCTGTGTGTGACATTGGAGACGCTGTTGGGCCCAACACTCTCGTGGGTTCTCAAACGCAAAACAGCAATAGTGACGCTCAAAGGTTGGCTTTCGTCCAGCAAGTCACCGGAACAAATCAAGTGGTCCAGGTCGCCTGCTCCTTCGGATCGGGACAGAGTGGCACATGGGATTCAACTCCCCAAACGACAACCCACATCCTCGTCAAGGCTTCGACGATTCAGCAGGTCTTCGATGTGCCGGATGCGACCACAGGTCAATGGTCGACGCAGTGCATCCGGAATCCTGGCAACCAGCAACCCAGCGTATCCGGAGTGTTTTGCTATCAAGTCGGAGGACAAACCGGGAAGGGATCGATAAGCGTTACGAAGAAAGTTCAGGGAGGCACAGGTACTTTCAATTTCACCATTGCTGGCCCGACCCCTCAAAATTTCAGTATGTCTCCACCATTGGACGGCGAACAGACACAGGGATTCGGAGCGCAGAATCCAGGTCTTTATACCGTTGCGGAATCGCTTCCTCCGCCTGCCGGTTTCGATCTTACAAGCATATCGTGCACGAGCAGCAACGGCGACGTTTTCAATCCGGATGTTAATGCGGGCACAGTCGCTGTAGATCTGCAAAGCGGAGAGACAATCAACTGTACGTTCACAAACGCAAAGCAGCCGTCTCGCGACGAAGGCACTCTCAAGATCGTGAAGGTTACGAACGGTGGCGACGACGCATTCAATTTCGCTGTCGACCCGGGAAATGCCCAACTATCCATCACTACCCAGAACGGGCAGGGAGAGACTAATCCGCTTGTACTAGCTGCCAACCAAACCTATTCCGTCGAGGAGTTGGACACAGCCGGCTGGACCTTGACGGGGGCGATATGCGTAAACGATCAGCAACAAATGCAAGGCACGCCAAGCGGCAGGACGATTACAGATATCCAACTCGATCCTAACGAGGATATCGTCTGCACGTTCACCAACAAGCGCGATGACGATCCTGATGACGATCGTCCTGAGGAAGAGACCAAGCGCTTTATCCACCGACGCGTCGACAATCTTCTGACCTACGGTCCGGATCGTGCGCGCATTTTGCGTCGACTGCAGAGCGACGAGCCGGTCCAAAGCCTCAAGGACGGTCCGTTGAAGCATTCGGAGGAGGGCAGACCGGACTCCATGATGCTCGGTCGCGCTCCAATGGGTGTTACATCAGGCTTCGGCGGAGCGCTAGGTTCCAGCATCGGCCTTGGAAATTCTCCCCGTGGCTATCCCAGCAGCGTGCTGGCACTCGGTTACAACAATCCGTTCGTTCACGACGGCATAATCGTGAAGGACGAGACCCAAGTCGCACCCCACGCGGATCCGGCAACTCCGTCCATTTTCTCGCAGTTTGCGTCGAGTTTAATGCCACTTGCGGCTGGCGAGACGTCCTTCAAGTTCGGCACCAGCCTCAGCGAGGTGCGAGCCGCTGCTGCGAGTGCGGAGGAGCAGAAGGCGCGCGCCAAGGCTGAGCGGGCAGGCTTCGACGCCGTCCCGTACACCAATCCATACACCTCCATGCGGCAGGGCTTGGACGTTTGGGTTGAGGGACACGTCGCCCGCTACAATGACAACATCGGCGGCATCAAGCGGGACGGCGATTTCCGCATCCTTTACGTCGGTGCCGACTACGTGCTTGCGCCCGGTATCCTGGTTGGAGCCTTGGTCCAAGTCGATCATACTGAGGAGGAGATAAATGACCCCGCGCTAAGGGGCAGTATCGATGGTACGGGATGGATGGCCGGCCCCTATATTGGCGTACGTCTGCTCGACAACCTATTCTTCGACGCCCGCGCGGCCTGGGGTCGCTCCAGCAATGATATCTGGCTGGACGATCCCACGAATAATGGTCGCTTTGATACGAACCGGTGGTTGGCCAACGCGTCGCTCACCGGCAACGAATACATTGGACCGTGGCGGCTTTCCCCGCAGCTGGCGATCGCTTACGGCAATGAGGACTCGGATGCTTACACAATGGGCCTCGGGCAGGCCGTTGGGAGCACCGAAGCCACCATCGGCCGCCTTACGGGCACGATGGAAGTTGGCTACCGGATGCAGCGCATCGACGGCACGATCATCGAGCCCCACGTGTCTATCGCGGGGATCTGGAACTTCGATACCGACGACCTCTCGATTGGCGGCGTCCTGCACGAGACAGACGAAGCACGCGCAAAGGTCGAGGGCGGGGTGTTGGTCAGCACTCCTCAAGGATGGGGGTTTAGAGCGGCCGCTAGCTATGATGGTATCGGGGCCAGTGACTATGATGCATACTCAGGCTCGCTTTGGATCAACATTCCTCTGAATTGA
- the mfd gene encoding transcription-repair coupling factor, with translation MTEAVSEKADLIFTGVPEGLDALVLARLVEEAADGKKSGLIVHVARDDRRLTELEGQLRFFAPSVRVVPFPAWDTVPYDRSSPNPEIVARRITSLARLALTSRSEPLIVLTTVNAILQRVPPRDFIRNAMKSLAPGQRVDMNRLVSRLLLAGYTRTGTVMEQGEVAVRGGIIDLFPPGRQNPVRLDFFGDTLESIKTFDAETQRTSKALRKLVLMPVSEIAFGEAATALFRSRYVELFGGATGDDPLYEAVSAGRSYAGQEHWLPLFHETLETLLDYTGDAALTFDHLVDDAIKHRFDQVSEHYLARTEGLESERFGAPPYKPVPPDRMFLDAKAWSKALSGRKVVRLTPFEMTEGEGVRPWRGRMGRSFAPERQNPDANVFDAVVGHIKQAQASHRRVMVAAWTPGARERLGSLLADHGLKAQAKVEGYAEALALDPGVTGLAVLGLEQGFETPELVVVAEQDILGDRLVRPRRKAKRAADVLTEATSLSVGDLVVHADHGIGRFHGLKTITALGAPHDCLELKYAGGDTLYLPVENIELLSRYGSDDGSAQLDKLGGVGWQSRKARLKKRLREMASELIKIAALRQLREAPVLAPPSNYDEFVARFPYEETEDQEASIEAVVGDLQSGRPMDRLVCGDVGFGKTEVALRAAYVAAINGLQVAIVVPTTLLARQHYKTVRERFQGLPLKTAQASRLVAAKDLTAVKDGLKDGTIDIVVGTHALLGKQIQFQRLGLLVIDEEQHFGVTHKERLKQLREDVHVLTLSATPIPRTLQLALTGVRELSLITTPPVDRLAVRTYISEFDPVILIDALKRERDRGGQTYYVAPRISDLDNVATFLSEAVPHLKIARAHGQLAPSELEDIMTAFYEGKYDVLLSTAIVESGLDVPNANTLIVHRADMFGLAALYQLRGRVGRSKRRAYAYFTTPPGQALSEGAQKRLKVLQSLDTLGAGFSLASHDLDIRGAGNLLGEEQSGHIREVGFELYQSMLEEAVAAMKGGDLAEADDKWSPEIAIGLSVLIPETYVADLQLRLGLYRRLSSLETRAEIDSFAAELVDRFGELPDEVEHLLDVMEIKGLCRAASIAKVDAGPKGAVVTFHRNAFGNAQGLAQFLQASRGLARLQPDHKLVFRGDWDQTDVRFKGVRELVSTLAEIAAKDAKAA, from the coding sequence ATGACTGAGGCCGTCAGCGAAAAAGCCGATCTGATCTTTACGGGCGTGCCGGAGGGGCTCGACGCGCTCGTGCTCGCGCGCCTTGTCGAGGAAGCCGCTGACGGCAAGAAGTCGGGTCTCATCGTTCACGTCGCGCGGGACGACCGGCGGCTTACCGAGCTCGAAGGCCAATTGCGCTTCTTTGCGCCCAGTGTACGCGTGGTGCCGTTCCCGGCCTGGGATACCGTTCCCTACGATCGCTCGAGCCCCAACCCCGAGATCGTGGCGCGACGCATCACGTCGCTTGCCCGGCTTGCACTCACAAGCCGCAGCGAGCCGCTGATCGTGCTGACGACCGTCAACGCGATCCTGCAGCGCGTGCCGCCGCGTGACTTCATCCGCAACGCCATGAAGAGCCTCGCGCCCGGGCAGCGCGTGGATATGAACCGGCTGGTGTCGCGGCTTCTGCTTGCGGGCTACACACGCACGGGCACCGTCATGGAGCAAGGCGAGGTCGCCGTGCGCGGTGGTATCATCGATCTCTTTCCGCCCGGACGGCAGAACCCGGTGCGGCTCGACTTCTTCGGCGACACGCTGGAGAGCATCAAGACATTCGACGCTGAGACGCAGCGTACGTCCAAGGCGCTGCGCAAGCTCGTGCTGATGCCGGTGTCGGAAATCGCGTTCGGAGAAGCCGCGACGGCGCTGTTCCGCTCGCGGTATGTCGAGCTGTTCGGCGGCGCGACGGGCGACGATCCGTTGTACGAAGCGGTCAGCGCCGGGCGGAGCTATGCGGGCCAGGAGCATTGGCTGCCGTTGTTCCACGAGACGCTGGAGACGTTGCTCGACTATACGGGCGATGCGGCGCTCACCTTCGATCATCTAGTCGACGACGCGATCAAGCATCGTTTCGATCAGGTCAGTGAGCACTATCTGGCGCGCACGGAAGGCCTCGAGAGCGAGCGTTTCGGGGCGCCGCCGTACAAGCCTGTGCCGCCGGACCGAATGTTCCTCGACGCAAAGGCGTGGAGCAAGGCGCTCAGCGGGCGCAAGGTCGTGCGCCTGACGCCGTTCGAGATGACCGAGGGCGAGGGTGTGCGTCCGTGGCGCGGCCGCATGGGCCGCTCGTTCGCGCCTGAGCGGCAGAACCCGGACGCCAACGTGTTCGATGCCGTCGTCGGGCACATCAAGCAGGCGCAGGCTTCGCATCGGCGCGTGATGGTTGCGGCGTGGACGCCCGGCGCGCGCGAGCGTTTGGGTTCGCTGCTCGCCGATCATGGGCTCAAGGCGCAGGCGAAAGTCGAGGGATATGCGGAGGCGCTGGCGCTCGATCCTGGCGTGACGGGGCTCGCCGTGCTGGGGCTCGAGCAGGGCTTCGAGACGCCGGAGCTGGTGGTCGTGGCCGAGCAGGATATCCTCGGCGACCGGCTCGTGCGGCCGCGGCGCAAAGCCAAGCGCGCCGCCGATGTCCTGACCGAGGCGACGAGCCTTTCGGTAGGCGATCTCGTCGTGCATGCCGATCACGGCATCGGACGTTTTCACGGCCTCAAGACGATCACGGCGCTGGGCGCGCCACACGACTGCCTCGAGCTCAAGTACGCGGGCGGTGATACGCTCTATCTGCCGGTCGAGAATATCGAGCTTCTGTCGCGGTACGGTTCCGACGATGGCTCGGCGCAGCTCGATAAGCTCGGCGGTGTCGGCTGGCAGTCACGCAAGGCGCGCCTCAAGAAGCGCCTGCGCGAGATGGCGAGCGAGCTGATCAAGATCGCGGCGCTCCGGCAGTTGCGCGAGGCGCCGGTGCTGGCTCCGCCGTCCAACTATGACGAGTTCGTGGCGCGCTTCCCCTACGAGGAGACGGAGGATCAGGAAGCCAGCATCGAGGCGGTGGTCGGCGATCTGCAGTCGGGGCGCCCGATGGACCGGCTGGTGTGCGGCGACGTCGGCTTCGGCAAGACCGAAGTGGCGCTGCGCGCGGCCTATGTGGCGGCCATCAACGGGCTGCAGGTTGCGATCGTCGTGCCGACGACGCTGCTCGCCCGGCAGCACTACAAGACCGTGCGTGAGCGCTTCCAAGGCCTGCCGCTCAAGACGGCGCAGGCCTCCCGACTCGTTGCTGCGAAGGATCTCACAGCCGTCAAGGACGGGCTCAAGGACGGCACCATCGATATCGTCGTCGGCACGCACGCGCTGCTCGGCAAGCAGATCCAATTCCAGCGGCTCGGCCTGCTCGTCATCGACGAGGAGCAGCATTTCGGCGTCACGCACAAAGAACGGCTGAAGCAGCTACGCGAGGACGTGCACGTGCTGACGCTGTCGGCGACGCCGATCCCGCGCACGCTGCAGTTGGCTTTGACCGGCGTACGCGAGCTGTCGCTCATCACGACGCCGCCGGTGGACCGGCTTGCGGTCCGCACTTACATTTCCGAATTTGATCCGGTGATCCTGATCGATGCCTTGAAGCGTGAGCGCGACCGCGGCGGGCAGACCTACTACGTCGCGCCGCGCATCTCCGATCTCGACAACGTGGCGACGTTCCTTTCCGAAGCGGTGCCGCATCTCAAGATCGCGCGGGCGCATGGCCAGCTCGCGCCATCCGAGCTCGAGGACATCATGACGGCGTTCTACGAGGGCAAGTACGACGTGCTTCTCTCGACGGCGATCGTCGAATCCGGCCTCGACGTGCCGAACGCCAATACGCTGATCGTGCATCGCGCCGACATGTTCGGCCTGGCGGCGCTCTATCAGTTGCGCGGCCGCGTCGGGCGCTCGAAGCGGCGTGCGTATGCCTATTTCACGACACCGCCGGGGCAGGCGCTCAGCGAAGGCGCGCAGAAGCGTCTCAAGGTGCTGCAGTCGCTCGATACGCTGGGCGCGGGCTTCTCGCTCGCCTCGCACGATCTCGACATCCGTGGCGCGGGCAACCTGCTCGGCGAGGAGCAGTCGGGGCATATTCGCGAGGTCGGCTTCGAGCTCTACCAGTCGATGCTGGAGGAGGCAGTCGCGGCCATGAAGGGCGGCGATCTGGCGGAAGCGGACGACAAGTGGAGCCCGGAGATCGCCATTGGGCTATCCGTGCTTATTCCGGAGACCTACGTCGCCGATCTGCAACTCCGGCTCGGTCTCTACCGGCGCCTGTCGTCGCTCGAGACGCGGGCGGAGATCGATTCCTTTGCGGCCGAACTGGTGGATCGCTTCGGCGAGCTGCCGGACGAGGTGGAGCATCTCCTGGACGTCATGGAGATCAAGGGGCTCTGCCGCGCGGCGAGCATCGCGAAAGTGGATGCGGGACCCAAGGGCGCAGTGGTCACATTCCATCGCAACGCGTTCGGCAATGCGCAGGGGCTTGCGCAATTCCTGCAAGCTTCGCGTGGGCTCGCCAGGCTGCAGCCGGACCACAAGCTCGTCTTCCGCGGCGATTGGGATCAAACCGACGTGCGCTTCAAGGGCGTGCGCGAACTCGTCTCGACGCTGGCCGAGATCGCTGCCAAGGATGCCAAGGCGGCTTGA
- a CDS encoding hydrolase, producing MTFRNGLASLLRPEDSVLVLIDHQPYQLTNLNSHDPQAVVNNTTALAKLAKAFNVPTILTSVIAARGGLLFKQITDVFPDQEVIDRTWVNTWQDENVVNVVKATGRKQLIIAGLWTEVCVAMPVIQAAGEGWDVTVITDASGGISKESHEVAIQRMIAAGANVMTVMALAGEWQRDWARTEHVEELTEILIQHFAGSGIAYLWEQQLLNTPVPSTAG from the coding sequence ATGACCTTTCGAAACGGCCTTGCTTCGCTTCTTCGTCCCGAAGATTCGGTCCTCGTTCTGATCGACCACCAGCCTTATCAACTCACAAACCTGAACAGCCACGATCCGCAAGCTGTGGTCAACAACACGACCGCGCTGGCGAAGCTAGCAAAAGCCTTCAATGTTCCGACCATTCTCACCAGCGTGATCGCGGCGCGCGGTGGACTTCTCTTTAAGCAGATCACCGACGTATTTCCGGACCAGGAAGTCATCGATCGCACTTGGGTGAACACCTGGCAGGACGAGAATGTGGTGAACGTCGTCAAGGCGACCGGCCGCAAGCAGCTGATCATCGCCGGCCTGTGGACCGAGGTCTGTGTCGCAATGCCTGTGATCCAGGCCGCCGGCGAAGGCTGGGACGTGACCGTGATCACCGACGCGTCGGGCGGGATTTCGAAGGAGTCTCACGAAGTTGCCATCCAGCGAATGATCGCGGCCGGCGCGAACGTGATGACCGTGATGGCGCTCGCTGGCGAATGGCAACGCGATTGGGCGCGCACCGAGCATGTCGAGGAGCTGACCGAGATTCTCATCCAGCACTTCGCCGGCAGCGGCATCGCATATCTTTGGGAGCAGCAGCTTCTCAACACGCCGGTACCGAGCACCGCGGGCTGA
- the can gene encoding carbonate dehydratase, whose amino-acid sequence MSELTKLFENNRRWAEDSQRNDPAFFQRLAEQQTPKFLWIGCSDSRVPANHILGLKPGEVFVHRNVANLVVHTDMSCLSVLQFGIEVLRIEHIVVCGHYGCGGIHAACSSRQFGLIDNWLRNIKDIYARHRAELDGIADLKTRADRLCELNVIEQVKNVCHTTIVQNAWSSGRPLSVHGLIYGLHDGLLRDLAVRVTNSDQLEAIYRLRMGEISS is encoded by the coding sequence GTGTCAGAACTGACCAAACTGTTCGAGAACAACCGTCGTTGGGCTGAAGACAGCCAGAGGAATGATCCCGCATTCTTTCAGCGGCTCGCAGAACAGCAAACACCCAAGTTCCTTTGGATCGGCTGCTCAGATAGCCGTGTTCCCGCTAATCATATCCTGGGTCTTAAGCCAGGCGAGGTGTTCGTTCATCGCAACGTTGCGAACCTCGTCGTGCATACAGATATGAGCTGCCTCTCAGTGTTGCAGTTTGGGATTGAGGTTCTGAGAATTGAGCACATCGTCGTTTGCGGGCACTACGGATGTGGTGGCATTCACGCGGCGTGCAGCTCGCGCCAATTCGGTCTTATCGATAACTGGCTGCGTAACATAAAGGACATCTATGCCCGTCATCGGGCTGAGCTTGATGGCATCGCAGACCTCAAGACACGGGCCGACCGCCTGTGCGAGCTCAACGTCATCGAGCAGGTCAAAAACGTGTGCCATACGACGATCGTGCAGAATGCTTGGTCGAGCGGCCGACCCCTATCGGTCCATGGCCTAATCTATGGCCTGCACGATGGTCTGCTCCGGGATTTGGCCGTGCGAGTTACAAACTCCGACCAGCTCGAAGCAATTTACCGCTTACGCATGGGAGAGATCTCGTCCTAG
- a CDS encoding LysR substrate-binding domain-containing protein: protein MPKKLLNLDVDLLRTFVVISQAGSFTRAAERLLLQQSTISLQIKRLEDALGQRLLDRTPRSVSLTPEGEAVLGYAQKILDLNDEVVSLIHEPQMRGTVRLGTPEDFATHHLSGILARFVQAYPSVALEVTCDLTLNLLNGFRSGDFDIVLVKREQGAGTQGLRVWREPLVWVSGTHDFISENGALPLVVSPEPCVYRKRAVQALKRVGKRWRIAYTCASLAGALAAVRAGLGIAVLPREMVSPGFHMIDGEPLPDLRDTEIALLAIRHISAPAARLRDHIIRCLGDGTEQVRAHVPERVQTGEHVRSRMRPNKGLEETRGHDQPNKSSFS from the coding sequence GTGCCGAAGAAGCTACTCAACCTCGACGTAGACCTCCTGCGGACGTTCGTTGTGATATCGCAAGCCGGTAGTTTCACCCGCGCAGCTGAGCGCCTTTTGCTCCAGCAGTCCACGATTTCGCTTCAGATCAAACGGTTGGAAGACGCACTTGGACAACGGCTGCTCGATCGAACTCCGAGATCCGTCAGTCTCACGCCGGAAGGCGAGGCCGTGCTCGGCTACGCCCAAAAGATTCTCGACCTCAACGACGAGGTGGTCTCGTTAATCCACGAACCCCAGATGCGAGGTACCGTGAGACTCGGCACGCCCGAGGACTTCGCGACGCATCACCTAAGCGGAATTCTCGCCCGCTTCGTTCAAGCATATCCGTCTGTCGCGCTCGAAGTTACCTGTGACCTCACCCTCAATCTACTCAACGGATTTCGATCTGGGGACTTCGACATCGTTCTGGTAAAACGGGAGCAGGGTGCGGGCACACAGGGCTTGAGGGTTTGGCGCGAACCGCTGGTTTGGGTATCGGGAACGCACGATTTCATCTCGGAAAATGGCGCGCTTCCCCTGGTCGTTTCTCCGGAACCTTGTGTCTACCGCAAGCGCGCAGTTCAGGCTCTGAAGCGCGTTGGGAAGCGATGGAGGATCGCATACACCTGTGCCTCTCTCGCAGGAGCTCTCGCAGCCGTGCGAGCGGGTTTGGGCATTGCTGTACTCCCCCGGGAGATGGTTTCTCCCGGCTTCCATATGATCGACGGAGAGCCTTTGCCCGATCTGCGGGACACCGAGATCGCACTTCTTGCTATTCGCCATATCTCGGCGCCGGCAGCAAGGCTGCGCGACCACATCATCCGCTGTCTTGGAGACGGAACAGAACAGGTTCGTGCGCATGTACCGGAGCGGGTGCAAACCGGGGAACATGTCAGGTCTCGTATGCGCCCCAACAAGGGACTTGAAGAGACCCGGGGACACGATCAACCTAATAAATCTTCCTTTTCGTGA